Below is a window of Spelaeicoccus albus DNA.
TGCCAAAAGACATCCGGGCGTTCATGGCCCGCGCCGGAGAGCTCGGCGCCGATCAAGCTCTCACCTTTCTCCGCGAAATCGACTCAATCAACATGCGCCGCCGGATTCGTATGGTCGACTTGGCGAGAGAAGTCTGCGACGGTTCGTTTATCGGCCGGAAGATCACAGTTTTGGGAGCTGCCTTCAAGCCAAATAGCGACGATGTACGGGACTCCCCCGCCTTGAACGTCGCCGCGCAGATCTCACTCCAGGGAGGCGACGTGACCGTCACCGACCCCCGGGCAATCGACAACGCTCGCAAGTTGTTCCCCAATTTATCGTATAACGCGAACGTATACGAAGCGCTTGAGCACACCGACGCCGTACTGCTCCTCACCGAGTGGGACGAGTACCGCGAGTTGGATCCCGCCGATATCAAACGACTAGTCGGCCGTGCCGCTGTTCTGGACGGGAGAAACGTCCTCGATCCGCAGAAATGGCGAGAAGCAGGATGGCTGTATCGAGCGTTGGGACGACGATGAACGACCGTCAAATTACCGATCCCGGGCTGCCGACGCTACTCGTTGCGACGTCTGGCGGCCACCTGGAGCAATTACGAAATTTGTACCCAAGGTTCCTGCCTGAGTCAGCGTCAGTCGAATGGGTGTCACACACGAGCGAACAGCTAGAGGCGCTCAAAATGGCCGGGCACGTCGTGCATGAAGTTCCGTACATCGGTCCGCGAGGCTACAGGGCGTTGACGCAAAATATTCAGCCGGCGCTCCGCCTGTTACGCGCGAATCGGTACGCTCGTATCATCAGCACTGGCGCCGGAATCGCAATCCCGTACGCGTTAGCCGGCAAATTGTTCCGGACGCCGTACCACTATATCGAGAGCCAAACACGCCTGAACGGTCCAAGTTTTACCGGCAACCTGCTATCCAGACTGCCGAACATCAATTTGTATGCGCAGAACGAGTCGTGGGCGAACTCGAAGTGGCGATACCGAGGCAGTGGTATCGACGGTTATACTGCCGAACGCGTCAGCCCGCCAAGGCACGTTTCGCGCGTAGTCGTCACTCTCGGTACTATGCGCAGATACGGATTTCGCCGCGCTATCGAACGACTGCTGCGGGTGCTGCCGACAGTCGTCGACCCGAATGCCGAAATACTCTGGCAAACCGGCTGCACCGACGTCACTGGTCTCAACATCAAGGCGTATCCCAAGGTGCCCGCTAACGATTTACAGGACGCGATAGGTGCCGCCGATTTGGTCGCCATGCATGCCGGCGTCGGGTCGGCACTGGTCGCGCTCAAGCACGGCAAAGCCCCCATTCTCATGCCACGCCAATCGGACTTCGGTGAGCACATCGACGACCACCAGGCCCTTCTCGCCAACGAATTATCCGAACGGGGCCTTGCGATCGCAACGTCGCCCGACGCCCTCACCCGGGAGCACATCATCGACGCGCTGAGTACTAAGGTCCTGCGCGAAGTACGACCGCCCAAATTTGAGCTCGCGACCACACAGGGGACGTCATGAATCAACATCGCAAGGATGACACAGCGACAATCGCAGAGCGAAGTCCACTCCAGCGTCTCCCACTTGTCTCTGTCGTAATTCCCACTTACAACCGCCCCGATTTCCTACGTCAGGCGCTGGCGTCAGTTCTTAACCAGGACTATTGCGGACCAATTGAAGCAATAGTCGTCTTCGACAAAACCGAACCTGACTACAGCCTAGAGAGCGAGCGATCCGACAGGAGTGTTCGCGTCTTCCGCAACACACGAACGCCCGGCCTTGCAGGAAACCGAAATTCCGGGATTCTTAAAGCCACGGGTGAGCTTGTCGCGTTTTGCGACGACGATGACACGTGGCGTCCGAATAAGTTGTCGTCACAAGTCCGCGCACTGCACGATTCACCGCAGCACGACTTCGTCACGACTGCCATGGCCGTCGACTTCAAGTCGAAGACGATCGACCGGCTCGCGGGCCGTACTGAGGTCGATCATTCAGCGTTTTTCACGTCTCGAATGGCTATGCTGCACTCGTCTTCATTTATGGCTCGTCGATCGGCCTTCTTGGGCGATCTTGGCCTTGTCGACGAGACATTGCCGCAAAGCATGGCCGAAGACCGCGAACTGCTCATACGCGCGACCCAACTCAAGCCAATATTGCACGTTGACGAGCCCCTCATCAATGTCCGTTGGGCCGAAACGTCGTATTTTGCCCAAGACTGGAAAGTTCGGAATGAGGCTAGCTTGTGGCTGCTCAAGCGCTATCCGGAACTTCACCAAAATCGTACCGCTGCTGCATTATCGTACGGCAAATTGGCATTTGGAAACGCTGCCCTGCGCCATCGCCGTGAAGCGCTCAGCTGGGCTCGTCGCGCGTTCAAGGCTAATTGGCGCGAGCCGAGAACCTACCTGGCGACTGCGGTCGTTAGCGGCCTCAGCTGGCGCTGGGTAATGAAGCAGCTGAATGGCCGCGGTCGTGGAATCTAACGCCGGAACCGATCGTGACCGGACAACGACGGCACCCAGTGTGACTAACACACTAACCCGTCTCCCGAAGACTCTCATTACTCCCGCCCGCATGTTTTTCAGAGTACGTCGGCGCTGGTACCTTTTCCGATACCCGAATCTAACTATGGCGCAGGACGTCATGGTCCAAGGCCGCTTGAAAATTCGTGGCAAAACACACGTCACGCTCGGCTCAGGAATTCGGATCCGACAAACTGTGCGCGTTACCGGTAACGGGGTACTAAATGTGGACAAGAACACAATGCTAAACGGGTGCTGGATAATTGCAAGCTCACAAGTGCAAATTGGGGAAAATTGTCTGATTTCTGACTGCGGAATCACTGATAATGATTATCATAACCTTCATCCAGTTGACCGACACCGTAAACCGACGAAAAAGACGCGCTCCCCTATATCAATAGGCTCGAACGTGTGGATTGGACTTCGCTCGATTGTGCTAAAGGGCACGACGATCGGCGACGACAGCGTGATCGGCGCGGGTTCGGTAGTACACGGAGCCATTCCATCCGGAGTGGTGGCCGCAGGAAATCCAGCACGTATTATCAAGCACTTCGACAACTGAACATTAGTCGGGACGATGGCCGTGCTGCCGACCAAAACCTCATTTTCGGAGGCGCCTGAGGCTAATAACCGAATCGAGTGCCAGTGTCGTTCTCGCTCTCCACATCCATCCCGCATATGACAGACACGCGAGTGCCACTCCGACGATCAATGCGATGAGATTTTCGCCGAATATCAACCGAGGCATTCCGGCTCCGAGGCCAAAGCAGAATATGCTTGCCACGGCCACGATCGCGGGGGCGCTGCCAAATGGCCAAACTCGATAGAACCACCAGACTTGAACCAGCCCTAGTAAATTTTTGCAAGTGATCGCACTGGCCCACCCGATAGCAGCCCCCAGAAGTCCGACGCGAGGGATTAGCGCTACGTCAAGCCCAACCATAAGAATCAAGGCCACGCCATTGTTGATTAAGCTCTGCCGCGATCGGCCAGACATCACGAGCATGATGTCGACGTCCCCGCAGAACGTGGCGATGAGCATAGCGGCCGACAGCAGGACGAGCACCTCGGCGCCCACTTGATAATCGTGTCCAAACACTTTGAGGACCGACTGCGCTTCGATCAACAGCACTAGGAAGATTGGCCACGTACAGACCATGAGCCACGCCGTTGACGTTCGGTAAAGCCCGCTGATTGCGGATCGGTCCGTTGTCGCCATCGCCGCTGCAACATGAGGTTGGACGGCCAACGACACCGCATTTCTAGCAAACTGCCCAAGTACTATAAAGCGGGTTGCGGCTGTGTAAATTGCGGCAGCAGACGCACCTGCGAGAACGGCTACTAAGACAATATCGAGTCGCTGCATTGCGATCTGCGTCATGCTGGCCACAGAGCGAGGCGCCGTGAAGCGCCAAAATTCACGGCTTCGCCTCCCCTTTTCCTGAGGCGCGCGGACGACGCGCCGTGAAGTTTTGTAAAGAAAATAGACGGCCAGACAAGCAGAGACTGCGTAAGGGATTGACCAAGACCAAGCCAAGTTAATCGAGACGCCCGTAATCACGATGGCGAACGCCACGAGCAACTGCAATCCTGGACGCATTAATTGCTCAGTAAAGACGTTTGGGCGCATGGTTCCGAGGCCACGGGTGGCGGCCAAGGCCACGTATGCAATTCCGGCGAACGGCACAAATGGCGCGAGTGCACGTAACGCTGCGACCGTCAATTTCGTATCGTCCGGGCTAGTCACAGCAGCAATAGCCGGCGCAAACGCAAAAAGCACGACGCCCAAACAGCACCCAACCAACACCGCGGGTTCCGCGGCAGCCAGCACATAGGCTCTGACTCGGCTCAGCTGACCGGTAGCCTTCGATTGCGATATGAAGTACACAAGACCCGTATCGGTACCGAGGCGTCCGATCGCAGTGATCAGCACGAAGATCGAAGTCGTCGCAAAGAACACGCCCGCATTGTCCTGTGATGCACCCCGCGTTACAACAATCGTGAGACCAAGGGTACTAAGAGCCGAAAAAACAGCACCGGCAAGATTCAGGGCTGAGCCGCGAGCCGCCGATCGCATAGCCGATGATGGTGCAGCGGACGGTCTAGTCTCGTCAGCCATCGGATATTTTTCCGCGCAACGCGGCAATCGCGCCATCCACGGCCTTGGCAAACCACTCGCCGAGCCGGCTCATAGGCGAGTCCGCCTTTGAGACTTCATCCTGTTCAAGGTACCGAGTAGCGATTTCCAGCAAGTAGCTGCAGACGACCGCGACGAAATCGCTTTCGATCACACACGTTCTGGCAAGTGAATTGTCGCTTTGCCGAAGCAATCGAGCAATCGCATCAACAGGACTCAACTTTTCCACCACCACCGCATCCGAAATGTCAAAGTGTACGGCGTCAAACCCAGCCGGAACTCCCCGTTCGAAGTGTTCCCAATCCCACGCGACAATTCGATCGCCGCTAGCGCTCGTAGTCATGTTCCAACGTGCCCAATCACCGTGCCACGCCCCGAACGTCAAAATTCGTCCAATCATGACTTCGTCGAACTCATCAATCGCACTTTGAAGTTTATCGTGTAATCCGGAAGGTTCGAGGTTGGCGATCCGCGCACAGAGCGTCCGACGATACTCCGACAAATTCCACTCGGCTTTGATCAATCCTGCGACACTCGTGAGTTCGCGGGTAGCGTCGGGTAATAGGGTTGAGAGCCGTTGCTCCGACTTGCCCGGTCGCACGGCAGCTTGAACAACAACTGGGCGGTCGTTCCACTTTTCACAATTAATTATCCGCGGAGCGGATAAATGCGGCAAATCAGCGTTACGAACCGTGTCGATGGACCATATCTCATTGTTAATGAGACTGGCTGTTAACTCGTTAACGGCTACTTTGCTGAACGCAATGGTCTGCCCACGACTTGACAACACCTGCACAATCGGCTTTTGCACGGCGCGTTCCGGACCGATATACAACGATAGATTGACTGGTTCGCCTAGAACTTTCTCCAGAAATTCGTCGATTCCACCGTTTCCTGGCCGCACCGAAACCTTATCGGCGAACAAATGGGCAAGTCCAGCTCTTGCAGCGAAGGTCGCTATCCTGACTTTCAGCAGTCTCCGGCCTGTCGCCGACGCCTTATAGTTTCGGATTGCCGCAGACGTG
It encodes the following:
- a CDS encoding glycosyltransferase, giving the protein MNDRQITDPGLPTLLVATSGGHLEQLRNLYPRFLPESASVEWVSHTSEQLEALKMAGHVVHEVPYIGPRGYRALTQNIQPALRLLRANRYARIISTGAGIAIPYALAGKLFRTPYHYIESQTRLNGPSFTGNLLSRLPNINLYAQNESWANSKWRYRGSGIDGYTAERVSPPRHVSRVVVTLGTMRRYGFRRAIERLLRVLPTVVDPNAEILWQTGCTDVTGLNIKAYPKVPANDLQDAIGAADLVAMHAGVGSALVALKHGKAPILMPRQSDFGEHIDDHQALLANELSERGLAIATSPDALTREHIIDALSTKVLREVRPPKFELATTQGTS
- a CDS encoding glycosyltransferase family 2 protein, with the translated sequence MNQHRKDDTATIAERSPLQRLPLVSVVIPTYNRPDFLRQALASVLNQDYCGPIEAIVVFDKTEPDYSLESERSDRSVRVFRNTRTPGLAGNRNSGILKATGELVAFCDDDDTWRPNKLSSQVRALHDSPQHDFVTTAMAVDFKSKTIDRLAGRTEVDHSAFFTSRMAMLHSSSFMARRSAFLGDLGLVDETLPQSMAEDRELLIRATQLKPILHVDEPLINVRWAETSYFAQDWKVRNEASLWLLKRYPELHQNRTAAALSYGKLAFGNAALRHRREALSWARRAFKANWREPRTYLATAVVSGLSWRWVMKQLNGRGRGI
- a CDS encoding acyltransferase produces the protein MAQDVMVQGRLKIRGKTHVTLGSGIRIRQTVRVTGNGVLNVDKNTMLNGCWIIASSQVQIGENCLISDCGITDNDYHNLHPVDRHRKPTKKTRSPISIGSNVWIGLRSIVLKGTTIGDDSVIGAGSVVHGAIPSGVVAAGNPARIIKHFDN
- a CDS encoding lipopolysaccharide biosynthesis protein yields the protein MADETRPSAAPSSAMRSAARGSALNLAGAVFSALSTLGLTIVVTRGASQDNAGVFFATTSIFVLITAIGRLGTDTGLVYFISQSKATGQLSRVRAYVLAAAEPAVLVGCCLGVVLFAFAPAIAAVTSPDDTKLTVAALRALAPFVPFAGIAYVALAATRGLGTMRPNVFTEQLMRPGLQLLVAFAIVITGVSINLAWSWSIPYAVSACLAVYFLYKTSRRVVRAPQEKGRRSREFWRFTAPRSVASMTQIAMQRLDIVLVAVLAGASAAAIYTAATRFIVLGQFARNAVSLAVQPHVAAAMATTDRSAISGLYRTSTAWLMVCTWPIFLVLLIEAQSVLKVFGHDYQVGAEVLVLLSAAMLIATFCGDVDIMLVMSGRSRQSLINNGVALILMVGLDVALIPRVGLLGAAIGWASAITCKNLLGLVQVWWFYRVWPFGSAPAIVAVASIFCFGLGAGMPRLIFGENLIALIVGVALACLSYAGWMWRARTTLALDSVISLRRLRK